One window of Curtobacterium sp. 458 genomic DNA carries:
- a CDS encoding glycerol-3-phosphate responsive antiterminator → MTTAERDATSAADAVLDALRDDPVIASVKDRAALDDVLASDRGVVFVLFGSVLDIAEVVQQAKDAGKTVLVDVDLLDGFSSREVVVTWLAANTRADGVLSTKSNLVRAARRAGLVAVQRFFLVDSFSYHQLPRVVEQAGPDAIEILPGCMPRVITWLRADTDVPVIAGGLVCDKADVVAALGAGAVAVASSNRDVWDM, encoded by the coding sequence ATGACCACCGCGGAGCGCGATGCCACCAGTGCCGCCGACGCCGTCCTCGACGCCCTCCGCGACGACCCGGTCATCGCGAGCGTGAAGGACCGGGCGGCGCTCGACGACGTGCTCGCCTCGGACCGCGGCGTGGTGTTCGTGCTGTTCGGCAGCGTGCTCGACATCGCCGAGGTGGTCCAGCAGGCGAAGGACGCGGGCAAGACCGTCCTCGTCGACGTGGACCTCCTCGACGGGTTCTCCAGCCGGGAGGTCGTCGTCACCTGGCTCGCCGCGAACACCCGGGCGGACGGGGTCCTGTCCACCAAGTCGAACCTCGTCCGGGCTGCCCGGCGCGCGGGGCTCGTCGCCGTGCAGCGGTTCTTCCTCGTCGACTCGTTCTCGTACCACCAGCTCCCCCGCGTCGTGGAGCAGGCCGGGCCGGACGCGATCGAGATCCTCCCGGGCTGCATGCCCCGCGTGATCACGTGGCTGCGTGCGGACACCGACGTCCCGGTCATCGCCGGCGGTCTGGTCTGTGACAAGGCCGACGTGGTGGCGGCACTCGGCGCGGGGGCGGTCGCCGTCGCCTCGTCGAACCGCGACGTCTGGGACATGTGA
- the mmsA gene encoding multiple monosaccharide ABC transporter ATP-binding protein, which translates to MRSITKEFPGVKALSEVSLDVRAGEIHAICGENGAGKSTLMKVLSGVYPYGTYEGEIVFEGEEVRFKDIKQSEQAGIVIIHQELALIPELSITENLFLGNEPSKFGVIDWTSAQLRAQDLLARVGLAEDPDTQIKNIGVGKQQLVEIAKALHKDVKLLILDEPTAALNENDSQHLLDLIVGLKAKGISSIIISHKLNEIEQIADSITIIRDGKTIETLNVKGDGVNEDRIIRGMVGRSLESRFPDRTPKIGETFFEVRNWTVQHPLDPSRLVCKGSNFHVRRGEIVGFAGLMGAGRTELAMSIFGRSYGTWLGGEIVKDGRTIEVKNVQQAIEHGIGYVSEDRKALGLNLLDTVKRSTVSADLPKISKAGVVDSLEEYNVADKYRKLLRTKVPTVEENVGKLSGGNQQKVVLSKWMFTDPDILILDEPTRGIDVGAKFEIYGIIQQLAAEGKGIILISSELPELLGLSDRIYTIFEGQITADLPADQADPETLMRSMTSARKGATVS; encoded by the coding sequence ATGCGGTCCATCACCAAGGAGTTCCCGGGCGTGAAGGCCCTCTCCGAGGTGTCGCTCGACGTCCGCGCCGGCGAGATCCACGCGATCTGCGGCGAGAACGGCGCGGGCAAGTCGACCCTCATGAAGGTCCTCTCGGGCGTGTACCCGTACGGCACCTACGAGGGCGAGATCGTCTTCGAGGGCGAAGAGGTCCGCTTCAAGGACATCAAGCAGTCCGAGCAGGCCGGCATCGTGATCATCCACCAGGAGCTCGCGCTGATCCCGGAGCTCTCGATCACCGAGAACCTGTTCCTCGGCAACGAGCCGTCGAAGTTCGGCGTGATCGACTGGACGAGCGCCCAGCTCCGCGCGCAGGACCTGCTCGCCCGCGTCGGCCTCGCCGAGGACCCGGACACGCAGATCAAGAACATCGGCGTCGGCAAGCAGCAGCTCGTGGAGATCGCGAAGGCCCTGCACAAGGACGTCAAGCTCCTCATCCTCGACGAGCCCACCGCCGCGCTGAACGAGAACGACTCCCAGCACCTGCTCGACCTCATCGTCGGGCTGAAGGCCAAGGGCATCTCGAGCATCATCATCAGCCACAAGCTCAACGAGATCGAGCAGATCGCGGACAGCATCACGATCATCCGCGACGGCAAGACGATCGAGACCCTCAACGTGAAGGGCGACGGCGTCAACGAGGACCGCATCATCCGCGGGATGGTCGGCCGGTCGCTCGAGAGCCGCTTCCCGGACCGCACCCCGAAGATCGGCGAAACGTTCTTCGAGGTCCGCAACTGGACCGTGCAGCACCCGCTCGACCCGTCGCGCCTGGTCTGCAAGGGCTCGAACTTCCACGTCCGTCGCGGTGAGATCGTCGGCTTCGCGGGCCTCATGGGCGCCGGCCGCACCGAGCTCGCGATGAGCATCTTCGGTCGTTCCTACGGCACCTGGCTCGGCGGCGAGATCGTCAAGGACGGCCGCACGATCGAGGTGAAGAACGTCCAGCAGGCGATCGAGCACGGCATCGGCTACGTCTCCGAGGACCGCAAGGCGCTCGGCCTGAACCTGCTCGACACGGTCAAGCGCAGCACCGTCTCCGCTGACCTGCCGAAGATCTCGAAGGCCGGCGTCGTCGACTCCCTCGAGGAGTACAACGTCGCCGACAAGTACCGGAAGCTGCTCCGCACGAAGGTGCCGACCGTCGAGGAGAACGTCGGGAAGCTCTCCGGCGGGAACCAGCAGAAGGTCGTCCTGTCGAAGTGGATGTTCACCGACCCGGACATCCTGATCCTCGACGAGCCGACCCGCGGCATCGACGTGGGCGCGAAGTTCGAGATCTACGGCATCATCCAGCAGCTCGCGGCGGAGGGGAAGGGCATCATCCTCATCTCGTCCGAGCTCCCCGAACTCCTCGGCCTCTCGGACCGGATCTACACGATCTTCGAGGGCCAGATCACCGCTGACCTCCCGGCCGACCAGGCCGACCCCGAAACCCTCATGCGCAGCATGACCTCCGCGCGGAAGGGCGCCACCGTCTCATGA
- a CDS encoding lycopene cyclase domain-containing protein, with protein sequence MPGLYLAGLVVSLVGMTVLDARFRLFFWRAPWRAAAVMAIGMVFFLVWDVAGVAAGIFFIGPQRVLTGLVVAPEVPVEEIFFLLLLCYTTMNAFGAVTPLVAKALDRRRT encoded by the coding sequence ATGCCGGGGCTGTACCTCGCCGGGCTCGTCGTGTCGCTCGTCGGCATGACGGTGCTCGACGCCCGCTTCCGGCTGTTCTTCTGGCGGGCACCGTGGCGGGCGGCGGCGGTGATGGCGATCGGCATGGTGTTCTTCCTCGTGTGGGACGTCGCCGGGGTCGCCGCGGGCATCTTCTTCATCGGGCCGCAGCGGGTCCTGACCGGGCTCGTCGTGGCGCCGGAGGTCCCGGTCGAGGAGATCTTCTTCCTCCTGCTGCTCTGCTACACGACGATGAACGCGTTCGGCGCGGTCACGCCGCTCGTTGCGAAGGCGCTCGATCGGCGGCGCACGTGA
- the crtI gene encoding phytoene desaturase family protein, with the protein MTPPRASRPAGSASTNRRKVPVRRAVVIGGGISGLASAALLARDGYAVTLLEQRSQLGGRAGSWERDGFTFDTGPSWYLMPEVFDHFFQLLGTTAAEQLDLVTLDPGYRVYSEGHDEPLDLRADKEANIALFESVEPGAGARIRKYLDSAEETYAMAVRRFLYTTFADLRKLAAPDVLRRLPKLLRLLTEPLAKYAETAVRDRRLWQVLGYPAVFLGTSPYKAPSMYHLMSHLDLADGVQYPKGGIHEIIGAIGRLARAEGAQVIAGAKVERIVVEDGHVTGVVHRDRDGGQHVAPADLVVSAADLRHTELQLLDPEHRSYPAKHWQKRDPGPSAVLVYLGVDGPVPGLLHHTLVFTADWQANFGAIFGKDRRVPDPASIYVCAPSETDATVAPPGSSNLFVLVPLPADLSIGKGGIDGAGDFEVERIADRAIDVIAERSGVPDLRDRIRVRRTIGPQDFADDYNAWSGSMLGPAHTLAQSAFFREPNRSKKVDGLYYVGASTTPGIGLPMCLISAEVLLKRLHGDTSTEPLPTPLRRDTAV; encoded by the coding sequence GTGACCCCGCCCCGCGCCTCCCGTCCGGCCGGCTCCGCGTCCACCAACCGGCGCAAGGTGCCCGTCCGCCGCGCCGTCGTGATCGGCGGCGGCATCAGCGGACTCGCGTCCGCTGCGCTGCTCGCGCGCGACGGCTACGCCGTCACGCTGCTCGAGCAGCGCAGCCAGCTCGGCGGCCGCGCGGGCTCGTGGGAGCGCGACGGCTTCACGTTCGACACCGGACCGTCGTGGTATCTCATGCCCGAGGTGTTCGACCACTTCTTCCAGCTCCTCGGCACCACCGCGGCCGAGCAGCTCGACCTCGTCACGCTCGACCCCGGGTACCGCGTGTACTCCGAGGGCCACGACGAGCCGCTCGACCTCCGCGCCGACAAGGAAGCCAACATCGCGCTCTTCGAGTCGGTCGAGCCCGGGGCCGGAGCACGGATCCGGAAGTACCTCGACTCCGCCGAGGAGACCTACGCCATGGCGGTGCGGCGGTTCCTCTACACGACCTTCGCGGACCTCCGGAAGCTCGCCGCCCCGGACGTCCTGCGCCGGCTCCCGAAGCTCCTCCGTCTGCTCACCGAGCCGCTCGCGAAGTACGCCGAGACCGCCGTGCGCGACCGTCGGCTCTGGCAGGTCCTCGGCTACCCGGCGGTGTTCCTCGGCACCAGCCCGTACAAGGCGCCGAGCATGTACCACCTCATGAGCCACCTCGACCTGGCCGACGGCGTGCAGTACCCGAAGGGCGGCATCCACGAGATCATCGGCGCGATCGGACGACTCGCCCGCGCCGAGGGCGCGCAGGTCATCGCCGGCGCGAAGGTCGAGCGGATCGTCGTCGAGGACGGCCACGTCACCGGCGTCGTGCACCGCGACCGCGACGGTGGGCAGCACGTCGCACCGGCCGACCTCGTCGTCAGCGCGGCCGACCTCCGGCACACCGAGCTGCAGCTGCTCGACCCCGAGCACCGCTCCTACCCGGCGAAGCACTGGCAGAAGCGCGACCCGGGGCCGTCCGCCGTCCTCGTCTACCTGGGCGTCGACGGACCGGTACCGGGGCTCCTGCACCACACGCTCGTGTTCACCGCCGACTGGCAGGCGAACTTCGGCGCGATCTTCGGCAAGGACCGCCGCGTCCCCGACCCCGCGTCGATCTACGTGTGCGCGCCGAGCGAGACGGACGCGACGGTCGCGCCGCCCGGGTCGAGCAACCTCTTCGTCCTCGTGCCGCTGCCGGCCGACCTGTCCATCGGCAAGGGCGGCATCGACGGGGCCGGCGACTTCGAGGTCGAGCGGATCGCGGACCGCGCGATCGACGTCATCGCCGAACGCTCCGGCGTGCCCGACCTCCGCGACCGCATCCGGGTGCGCCGGACGATCGGGCCGCAGGACTTCGCCGACGACTACAACGCGTGGAGCGGCTCGATGCTCGGGCCGGCGCACACCCTGGCGCAGAGCGCGTTCTTCCGGGAGCCGAACCGGTCGAAGAAGGTCGACGGGCTGTACTACGTCGGCGCTTCGACGACGCCGGGCATCGGGCTGCCGATGTGCCTGATCAGCGCCGAGGTGCTGCTCAAGCGCCTGCACGGCGACACCAGCACCGAGCCGCTCCCGACGCCGCTCCGGCGGGACACGGCGGTCTGA
- a CDS encoding prenyltransferase — MTATRASRPSTLRALFTSSRPISWVNTAYPFGAAYLLGTDVFGSVLGVVTFVVGVVYFLVPYNLGMYGINDVFDYESDLRNPRKGGVEGALLDKSVHRTTLWAVVVTNVPFLVALVVLGGLSGNGPWSWLVLAISVFAVIAYSAPGLRFKEKPFLDSLTSSTHFVSPAVYGLALAGPHWTGQLVAVCVAFFLWGVASHAFGAVQDVLADRAGGIGSVATVIGARATVRLAFVAYVVAGIVLLFSAFPGPIAAVVVVPYALNVLPWWNVTDAGAEAANAGWKRFLWINYLAGFLVTMALIAYVFVR, encoded by the coding sequence ATGACCGCGACCCGTGCCTCCCGGCCGTCGACCCTGCGCGCCCTGTTCACGTCCTCGCGGCCGATCAGCTGGGTGAACACCGCCTACCCGTTCGGTGCCGCGTACCTGCTCGGCACCGACGTCTTCGGTTCGGTGCTCGGCGTCGTGACCTTCGTCGTCGGCGTCGTCTACTTCCTCGTGCCGTACAACCTCGGGATGTACGGCATCAACGACGTGTTCGACTACGAGTCCGACCTGCGGAACCCCCGGAAGGGCGGGGTCGAGGGTGCCCTGCTCGACAAGAGCGTGCACCGCACCACGCTCTGGGCGGTCGTCGTCACGAACGTGCCGTTCCTCGTCGCGCTCGTCGTGCTCGGCGGGCTGAGCGGGAACGGTCCGTGGTCGTGGCTCGTCCTCGCGATCAGCGTGTTCGCCGTGATCGCGTACTCGGCGCCGGGGCTGCGGTTCAAGGAGAAGCCGTTCCTCGACTCCCTGACCTCGTCGACGCACTTCGTGTCGCCGGCCGTGTACGGACTCGCGCTCGCCGGGCCGCACTGGACCGGGCAGCTCGTCGCCGTGTGCGTGGCGTTCTTCCTCTGGGGTGTGGCGTCGCACGCGTTCGGTGCCGTGCAGGACGTGCTCGCCGACCGGGCGGGTGGCATCGGCTCCGTGGCGACCGTGATCGGTGCCCGGGCGACGGTGCGGCTGGCCTTCGTGGCGTACGTCGTCGCGGGCATCGTCCTGCTGTTCTCCGCGTTCCCGGGGCCGATCGCCGCGGTCGTCGTCGTGCCGTACGCCCTCAACGTGCTGCCGTGGTGGAACGTCACGGACGCCGGGGCCGAGGCGGCGAACGCGGGGTGGAAGCGTTTCCTGTGGATCAACTACCTCGCGGGCTTCCTCGTGACGATGGCGCTCATCGCGTACGTGTTCGTGCGCTGA
- a CDS encoding LacI family DNA-binding transcriptional regulator, with protein sequence MASTRAQQSRAPSIRDVARVAGVSHQTVSRVLNNSEAIRAETRDRVLAAMEQLQYRPNRAARALVTSRTHTIGVLTARRAHYGPAVALQAIEDAAVARGYNVTTSTLTETTDEAVRESIQRLLDLDVEGIVVIAPQQKVFDLIEELGIRTPYVTMRASVGEDPTALWVDQMEGARLATAHLLDLGHEYVRHIAGPQDWIEADARMQGFLREMSDREMPVVAPILGDWTADFGYHAGRELLRWRDCTAVFCSNDQMALGLVHAARSYGLDVPGDLSVVGYDDIPEAKHFWPPLTTVQVDFAELGRRCVDLLLPRDDEQLRPIDIVPQLVVRGSTSAPRSR encoded by the coding sequence ATGGCGTCGACGCGAGCACAGCAGTCGCGTGCGCCCAGCATCCGCGACGTCGCACGGGTCGCCGGGGTCTCCCACCAGACGGTCTCCCGTGTCCTGAACAACTCCGAGGCGATCCGCGCCGAGACCCGCGACCGGGTCCTCGCCGCGATGGAGCAGTTGCAGTACCGGCCGAACCGGGCCGCGCGGGCGCTGGTGACGAGCCGGACGCACACGATCGGCGTCCTCACGGCGCGGCGGGCGCACTACGGCCCCGCGGTCGCGCTGCAGGCGATCGAGGACGCAGCGGTGGCCCGCGGGTACAACGTGACGACCTCGACGCTGACCGAGACGACCGACGAGGCGGTGCGCGAGAGCATCCAGCGGCTCCTCGACCTCGACGTCGAGGGGATCGTGGTGATCGCCCCGCAGCAGAAGGTGTTCGACCTCATCGAGGAGCTCGGCATCCGGACGCCGTACGTCACGATGCGGGCCAGCGTCGGCGAGGACCCGACCGCGCTCTGGGTGGACCAGATGGAGGGCGCCCGGCTCGCCACCGCGCACCTGCTCGACCTCGGTCACGAGTACGTCCGACACATCGCCGGACCCCAGGACTGGATCGAGGCCGACGCCCGGATGCAGGGCTTCCTGCGCGAGATGTCGGACCGCGAGATGCCCGTCGTGGCGCCGATCCTCGGGGACTGGACGGCCGACTTCGGCTACCACGCGGGCCGTGAACTCCTGCGGTGGCGGGACTGCACGGCGGTGTTCTGCTCGAACGACCAGATGGCGCTCGGGCTCGTGCACGCGGCGCGGTCCTACGGCCTGGACGTCCCCGGCGACCTCTCGGTGGTGGGCTACGACGACATCCCCGAGGCGAAGCACTTCTGGCCGCCGCTCACCACCGTGCAGGTCGACTTCGCGGAGCTCGGCCGGCGGTGCGTCGACCTCCTGCTCCCCCGGGACGACGAGCAGCTCCGGCCGATCGACATCGTCCCGCAGCTCGTGGTGCGCGGCTCCACGAGCGCGCCGCGCTCGCGCTGA
- a CDS encoding magnesium and cobalt transport protein CorA — protein MALIDNAVYVAGHRVDSPSTPSRATRGDLAWIGLLRPEPSELAAVAAEFDLHENAVEDARKGHQRAKLERYGDTLFLVLRPAWYDRTAEEVRFGEVHLFVGARFVVSVRHAERPDLAALRARCEADPDFLARGSEAVTAAVLDEVVDGYAPIVEILQEEIDAIEDQLFAGQVDPGVSKRIYQLLSEVLGFQRATTPVPAMVKGLLRGADKYGVDEEVQHRLRNVLDHALRVTERVDSFRALLENALTLHSTLVSQEQNEAMRRMTSASLAQGEESRQLARAAHRQGEEVKRISSWAAILFAPGLIAGIYGMNFDDMPELHWRFGYPVAIVAMLVLMAVLWAVFRKRNWL, from the coding sequence ATGGCACTGATCGACAACGCCGTCTACGTCGCAGGACACCGCGTCGACTCGCCGTCGACCCCGTCGCGCGCCACCCGGGGCGACCTCGCGTGGATCGGGCTGCTCCGCCCCGAGCCGTCCGAGCTCGCCGCCGTCGCGGCCGAGTTCGACCTGCACGAGAACGCTGTCGAGGACGCCCGCAAGGGACACCAGCGGGCGAAGCTCGAGCGGTACGGCGACACCCTCTTCCTCGTCCTCCGTCCGGCCTGGTACGACCGCACCGCCGAGGAGGTCCGGTTCGGCGAGGTCCACCTCTTCGTCGGTGCCCGGTTCGTGGTGAGCGTCCGGCACGCCGAGCGTCCGGACCTCGCGGCACTGCGCGCCCGGTGCGAGGCCGACCCGGACTTCCTCGCCCGCGGGTCTGAGGCCGTCACCGCGGCCGTGCTCGACGAGGTGGTCGACGGGTACGCGCCGATCGTCGAGATCCTGCAGGAGGAGATCGACGCGATCGAGGACCAGCTCTTCGCCGGCCAGGTCGACCCCGGTGTCTCGAAGCGCATCTACCAGTTGCTCAGCGAGGTCCTCGGCTTCCAGCGCGCGACGACGCCGGTGCCCGCGATGGTGAAGGGCCTCCTGCGCGGTGCCGACAAGTACGGCGTCGACGAGGAGGTCCAGCACCGCCTGCGCAACGTGCTCGACCACGCCCTGCGCGTCACCGAGCGGGTCGACTCGTTCCGGGCGCTGCTCGAGAACGCCCTCACCCTGCACTCGACGCTCGTCTCCCAGGAGCAGAACGAGGCGATGCGCCGGATGACCAGCGCGAGCCTCGCCCAGGGCGAGGAGAGCCGCCAGCTCGCCCGGGCGGCGCACCGGCAGGGCGAGGAGGTGAAGCGGATCTCGTCGTGGGCCGCGATCCTCTTCGCTCCGGGACTCATCGCGGGCATCTACGGGATGAACTTCGACGACATGCCGGAGCTGCACTGGCGGTTCGGGTACCCGGTCGCGATCGTCGCGATGCTCGTCCTGATGGCCGTGCTCTGGGCGGTCTTCCGCAAGCGCAACTGGCTGTAG
- a CDS encoding squalene/phytoene synthase family protein, whose translation MTLAHHPQPNRSARLPLYDATAEAASGVVIDRYSTSFGLASRLLRKDAREHIRNVYALVRVADEVVDGPATEAGLDRGLARTVLDELERDTERAIELGFSTNPVVHAFARSARVTGFGAELTRPFFASMRMDLDRTVHDDDSFREYVYGSAEVVGLMCLRAFLYRAGRPTFDDSVLVDGARALGAAFQKVNFLRDLHADFEVLGRSYFPGVDIRSFDEATKVRLVADVQADLDRAAMTIPLLPKDARHAVGLAHALFQELNTRIARTPAAQLVATRVRVPNPVKARLAAQVLSGRGPATRRPGGTA comes from the coding sequence GTGACCCTCGCGCACCACCCGCAACCGAACCGCTCCGCCCGACTCCCGCTCTACGACGCGACCGCCGAGGCCGCCTCCGGGGTCGTCATCGACCGGTACTCGACGTCGTTCGGCCTGGCGTCGCGCCTGCTCCGGAAGGACGCCCGCGAGCACATCCGCAACGTCTACGCCCTCGTCCGCGTCGCCGACGAGGTCGTGGACGGCCCCGCGACCGAGGCCGGCCTCGACCGCGGGCTCGCCCGCACGGTCCTCGACGAGCTGGAACGCGACACCGAGCGCGCGATCGAGCTCGGCTTCTCGACGAACCCGGTCGTGCACGCCTTCGCCCGGTCGGCCCGTGTGACCGGTTTCGGCGCGGAGCTCACCCGACCGTTCTTCGCGTCGATGCGCATGGACCTCGACCGCACCGTGCACGACGACGACTCCTTCCGCGAGTACGTGTACGGCTCCGCCGAGGTCGTCGGTCTGATGTGCCTCCGCGCGTTCCTGTACCGCGCCGGGCGCCCGACGTTCGACGACTCCGTGCTCGTCGACGGCGCTCGGGCCCTCGGTGCCGCGTTCCAGAAGGTCAACTTCCTCCGCGACCTGCACGCCGACTTCGAGGTCCTCGGCCGCTCGTACTTCCCCGGCGTCGACATCCGCAGCTTCGACGAGGCCACCAAGGTCCGGCTCGTCGCCGACGTCCAGGCCGACCTCGACCGTGCCGCGATGACCATCCCGCTGCTGCCCAAGGACGCCCGACACGCGGTCGGCCTCGCCCACGCGCTGTTCCAGGAGCTCAACACCCGCATCGCGCGGACACCCGCCGCGCAGCTCGTCGCGACGCGCGTGCGCGTCCCGAACCCCGTCAAGGCGCGGCTCGCCGCGCAGGTCCTGTCGGGTCGTGGGCCGGCCACGCGACGGCCTGGAGGCACGGCGTGA
- a CDS encoding polyprenyl synthetase family protein, with product MSEEATTMAQNDLALVDDCLERFFAVSSARAERYGGPNPELWRVLRKASMGGKRFRPRMVLTAYTALGGTDTAAAVQVGAAYELLHTALVVHDDVIDRDWSRRGQPNVAGSFRDTGTTGGLPLPTAEHRGTSAAVIAGDLALAAAPRFIEASGVTGERRSRLLDIFDEAVFASAAGEMADVDLALGPMPTVDDVLAMERAKTSVYSFEAPLQSGAVLAGAPEPVVAALGAFGREIGIAYQIVDDLLGVFGAEAETGKTVLGDLREGKRTVLIAHAAATDCWPELSQHLGDPDLTEERAAELRATLVSCGAKSAAEQRVAEHTALARAELAGLPYDLADRLESIVSELVERAR from the coding sequence ATGAGCGAGGAAGCGACCACCATGGCGCAGAACGACCTCGCGCTCGTCGACGACTGCCTCGAGCGCTTCTTCGCCGTGTCGAGCGCCCGGGCCGAGCGGTACGGCGGTCCGAACCCGGAACTCTGGCGGGTGCTCCGCAAGGCGAGCATGGGCGGCAAGCGCTTCCGGCCGCGCATGGTCCTCACCGCCTACACGGCGCTCGGGGGCACCGACACCGCGGCGGCCGTGCAGGTCGGCGCCGCCTACGAACTCCTGCACACCGCGCTCGTCGTGCACGACGACGTCATCGACCGCGACTGGTCCCGCCGTGGGCAGCCGAACGTCGCCGGGTCCTTCCGCGACACCGGCACCACGGGCGGACTCCCGCTGCCGACCGCCGAGCACCGGGGCACGAGCGCCGCGGTCATCGCCGGTGACCTCGCGCTCGCCGCGGCACCTCGCTTCATCGAGGCGTCGGGCGTCACGGGGGAGCGACGCTCCCGGCTGCTCGACATCTTCGACGAGGCCGTGTTCGCGAGCGCCGCCGGCGAGATGGCCGACGTCGACCTCGCACTCGGACCGATGCCGACCGTCGACGACGTCCTCGCGATGGAGCGCGCGAAGACGAGCGTGTACTCGTTCGAGGCGCCGCTGCAGTCCGGGGCCGTGCTCGCCGGTGCCCCCGAGCCCGTCGTCGCAGCGCTCGGAGCGTTCGGCCGCGAGATCGGGATCGCGTACCAGATCGTCGACGACCTGCTCGGGGTGTTCGGTGCCGAGGCCGAGACCGGCAAGACCGTCCTCGGCGACCTGCGGGAGGGCAAGCGCACGGTCCTCATCGCCCACGCCGCGGCGACGGACTGCTGGCCGGAGCTGTCGCAGCACCTCGGCGACCCGGACCTCACCGAGGAGCGGGCCGCCGAGCTCCGTGCCACGCTGGTGTCCTGCGGCGCCAAGTCCGCAGCCGAACAGCGCGTCGCCGAGCACACGGCACTGGCCCGCGCCGAGCTCGCGGGCCTGCCCTACGACCTCGCCGACCGACTGGAGTCAATCGTGTCCGAACTCGTGGAGCGAGCCCGGTGA
- a CDS encoding lycopene cyclase domain-containing protein, with product MSSHAAYALLAVPFLAVAVVVAVTAGVVAARRARAAGRPSGPGRRVALVGGLIAAVVLLVMTIVFDNVIVTLRVVAYDPSLISGAKIGAIPVEDLAYSIGAVLLLPALWVLLDRPSSTAPPARPSRDAPGARPSAEGEPTP from the coding sequence GTGAGCTCGCACGCCGCGTACGCCCTGCTCGCGGTGCCGTTCCTCGCCGTCGCCGTCGTCGTCGCGGTCACGGCCGGGGTCGTCGCCGCTCGGCGTGCCCGGGCCGCAGGTCGGCCGTCGGGGCCCGGTCGCCGGGTCGCGCTCGTGGGCGGGCTGATCGCGGCCGTGGTGCTCCTCGTGATGACGATCGTGTTCGACAACGTCATCGTGACGCTGCGCGTGGTCGCGTACGACCCGTCGCTCATCAGCGGTGCGAAGATCGGTGCGATCCCGGTCGAGGACCTCGCGTACTCGATCGGTGCGGTCCTGCTGCTGCCCGCCCTGTGGGTGCTGCTCGACCGTCCGTCCTCCACCGCGCCACCGGCGCGACCGTCCCGCGACGCGCCCGGTGCGCGACCGTCCGCAGAAGGCGAGCCGACCCCATGA
- the idi gene encoding isopentenyl-diphosphate Delta-isomerase yields the protein MTTFPESVVLLADDRTPVGTADKFTVHTDHTPLHLAFSCHVRNTAGQVLVTRRALSKKTWPGVWTNTFCGHPGPDETFEDAIARRASRELGITVRDVESVLPDFRYRAVDASGIVENEVCPVFRAVTDDVPAPADDEVAEYAWVSEDELRASVAGAPFAWSPWLGWQLAETEQAGLRITP from the coding sequence ATGACGACTTTCCCTGAATCCGTGGTGCTGCTGGCCGATGACCGTACCCCGGTCGGCACGGCGGACAAGTTCACGGTGCACACCGACCACACGCCCCTCCACCTGGCCTTCTCGTGCCACGTGCGGAACACCGCCGGGCAGGTCCTCGTGACCCGCCGGGCGCTGTCGAAGAAGACGTGGCCGGGGGTGTGGACGAACACGTTCTGCGGCCATCCCGGTCCGGACGAGACGTTCGAGGACGCCATCGCCCGTCGGGCCTCCCGTGAGCTGGGCATCACCGTGCGCGACGTCGAGTCCGTCCTGCCCGACTTCCGGTACCGCGCGGTCGACGCCTCCGGGATCGTCGAGAACGAGGTCTGCCCGGTGTTCCGCGCCGTGACCGACGACGTGCCGGCGCCCGCGGACGACGAGGTCGCCGAGTACGCGTGGGTGTCCGAGGACGAGCTGCGGGCCTCGGTGGCCGGTGCGCCGTTCGCGTGGAGCCCCTGGCTCGGGTGGCAGCTCGCCGAGACCGAGCAGGCCGGGCTCCGCATCACGCCGTAG